A window of the Cystobacter fuscus genome harbors these coding sequences:
- a CDS encoding TonB-dependent receptor domain-containing protein, protein MVKNPTALKRAGTLALLLCAGTALGDPRLEARRHFRNGMSLISQGKYDPGIAELLEAYAIKPHANVLYNIARAYQDAGRVPEAVEYYRRYLDASPPDAARVRTTLAKLEQSLQENPEASAQAGAAAPPTGKPGLPPMPIAPGPEAARSLAALVERLEKAIARAEALPESSAAAPSARPSSETPSAGDATRASTEDEGAVPYEERVVTASRRAQSSLEAPNATTVITADDIRLSGATTVQDLLRRVPGAEVMTMGAGSANVSLRGFNQRLANKVLVLVDGRTEYQDFLGMTLWSSLPVELDDIERIEVIRGPGSALYGANAMLGVVNIITRAPGTGPRARFQGHIGTGNMAGGHFVTHGGAGPLHYRASAGYSQADKWSRDFAEDRPDIVIQDPEKNLGVRSARATLATVYQFKPGTELGLSGGVNQLYTEAYPPGALRNFYVDGVTGFVKADANLGPLKVKAFWNTLSADAGPQYQAHGQRPLATRIDSNIFNAELLYSHNFSLLGEHQVNVGVEGRLKRVNWDYLVTLREELHAAAFIQDEWRIAEPFRIMASYRADRHPLLDNGQPGLAHSPRVSALYMPLEGHAFRASAASAFREPTFLESYAALAFPVPGVNGANLLTQGSRTLKPERLLAFELGYRGEAPRLGIDWDVALYQNTVYDLIQLSAVQSATANDSWDTTTGTYLLGRSYFQNEAAVYTARGAEAGVTLAPVDGLGIKVTAAFQNLTAEGEDGLCGPCTQAPQVKLYGGVTYRTRQNLELGLDVAWSSATQWVEREPAADEPTRIDAIANALPSYAVISARVGYMPVKDKVSVALVGTNLGPPHSEHPFGNRIQRRVLALLTVTP, encoded by the coding sequence ATGGTGAAGAACCCGACCGCCCTGAAGCGAGCCGGCACGCTGGCGCTGTTGTTGTGCGCGGGCACGGCCCTCGGCGACCCCCGCCTGGAGGCCCGCCGCCACTTCCGCAACGGAATGAGCCTCATCTCCCAGGGCAAGTACGACCCGGGCATCGCCGAGCTGCTGGAAGCCTACGCCATCAAGCCCCACGCCAACGTCCTCTACAACATCGCCCGCGCCTACCAGGACGCGGGTCGGGTGCCCGAGGCCGTGGAGTACTACCGGCGCTATCTCGACGCCTCGCCCCCGGACGCCGCCCGCGTGCGCACCACGCTCGCGAAGCTCGAGCAGTCGCTCCAGGAGAACCCCGAGGCCAGCGCGCAGGCCGGCGCGGCGGCCCCTCCCACGGGGAAGCCCGGGCTGCCGCCCATGCCCATCGCCCCCGGCCCCGAGGCGGCCCGGTCGCTCGCCGCGCTGGTGGAGCGCCTGGAGAAGGCCATCGCCCGCGCCGAGGCCCTGCCGGAGTCCTCCGCGGCCGCCCCTTCCGCGCGGCCCTCGTCGGAGACGCCCTCCGCGGGTGACGCGACCAGGGCCTCCACCGAGGACGAGGGCGCGGTGCCCTACGAGGAGCGCGTGGTGACGGCCAGCCGCCGCGCCCAGTCCTCGCTCGAGGCGCCCAACGCCACCACCGTCATCACCGCCGATGACATCCGCCTGTCGGGCGCCACCACCGTGCAGGATCTGCTGCGCCGCGTGCCAGGGGCCGAGGTGATGACGATGGGGGCGGGCAGCGCCAACGTGTCGCTGCGCGGCTTCAACCAGCGCCTGGCCAACAAGGTGCTCGTGCTGGTGGACGGGCGCACCGAGTACCAGGACTTCCTCGGCATGACGCTCTGGTCCTCGCTCCCGGTGGAGCTGGACGACATCGAGCGCATCGAGGTCATCCGCGGCCCGGGCAGCGCGCTGTACGGCGCCAACGCCATGCTCGGCGTGGTCAACATCATCACCCGCGCTCCGGGCACCGGCCCCCGCGCGCGCTTCCAGGGCCACATCGGCACCGGCAACATGGCCGGAGGCCACTTCGTCACCCATGGCGGCGCGGGCCCGCTGCACTACCGCGCCTCCGCGGGCTATTCGCAGGCGGACAAGTGGAGCCGGGACTTCGCCGAGGATCGTCCCGACATCGTCATCCAGGACCCGGAGAAGAACCTGGGCGTGCGCAGCGCGCGCGCCACCCTGGCCACCGTCTACCAGTTCAAGCCGGGCACCGAGCTGGGCCTGTCCGGCGGCGTCAACCAGCTCTACACGGAGGCCTACCCGCCGGGCGCCCTGCGCAACTTCTACGTGGACGGGGTGACCGGCTTCGTCAAGGCGGACGCGAACCTGGGCCCCCTGAAGGTGAAGGCCTTCTGGAACACGCTGTCGGCCGACGCGGGGCCGCAGTACCAGGCCCACGGCCAGCGCCCGCTCGCCACGCGCATCGACTCCAACATCTTCAACGCCGAGCTGCTCTACAGCCACAACTTCTCGCTGCTGGGCGAGCACCAGGTGAACGTGGGCGTGGAGGGACGGCTCAAGCGCGTGAACTGGGACTACCTCGTGACGCTGCGCGAGGAGCTGCACGCCGCCGCCTTCATCCAGGACGAGTGGCGGATCGCCGAGCCCTTCCGCATCATGGCCTCCTACCGCGCGGACCGGCACCCGCTGCTGGACAATGGCCAGCCGGGCCTGGCGCACTCGCCCCGCGTCTCCGCGCTCTACATGCCCCTCGAGGGCCATGCCTTCCGCGCCAGCGCCGCCTCCGCCTTCCGCGAGCCCACCTTCCTGGAGAGCTACGCCGCGCTCGCCTTCCCGGTGCCCGGCGTCAACGGCGCCAACCTGCTCACCCAGGGCAGCCGCACGCTCAAGCCCGAGCGGCTGCTGGCCTTCGAGCTGGGCTACCGCGGCGAGGCGCCCCGGCTCGGCATCGACTGGGACGTGGCCCTCTACCAGAACACCGTGTACGACCTCATCCAGCTGTCCGCGGTGCAGTCAGCGACGGCGAACGACTCGTGGGACACGACCACGGGCACCTACCTGCTGGGCCGCTCGTACTTCCAGAACGAGGCGGCCGTCTACACCGCGCGCGGCGCCGAGGCCGGCGTGACGCTCGCCCCGGTGGACGGCCTGGGCATCAAGGTCACCGCCGCCTTCCAGAACCTGACGGCCGAGGGCGAGGACGGCCTGTGCGGCCCCTGCACCCAGGCGCCCCAGGTGAAGCTCTACGGCGGCGTCACCTACCGCACGCGGCAGAACCTGGAGCTGGGCCTGGACGTGGCCTGGTCCTCCGCCACCCAGTGGGTGGAGCGCGAGCCCGCGGCGGACGAGCCCACCCGCATCGACGCCATCGCCAACGCCCTGCCCTCCTACGCCGTCATCAGCGCCCGCGTGGGCTACATGCCGGTGAAGGACAAGGTCTCGGTGGCCCTCGTGGGCACCAACCTGGGCCCGCCCCATTCCGAGCACCCCTTCGGCAACCGCATCCAGCGCCGCGTGCTCGCCCTCCTGACGGTGACTCCATGA
- a CDS encoding response regulator: protein MKSATVVPEVMATSTSRSTSISPESARPTGASGGAVTRPGMLPETPRPFGTLNAETARAFAVAAHETRPFARPEPGVKPQRVLLVDDSRSIRTLLKIYLMARAFEYIEAESAEAALAELEKQPVDLILTDFHMDGMNGADLAAAVRAHKDPRVTRTPILMMTGDANAAEVRNKGQKAGINAFVRKPVSCAQLMTLVDTILPAPKKE, encoded by the coding sequence ATGAAGTCGGCCACCGTTGTGCCTGAAGTGATGGCGACGTCCACGTCACGTTCCACGTCGATCTCTCCCGAGTCGGCGCGTCCCACGGGTGCGTCCGGGGGCGCGGTGACCCGTCCCGGCATGCTGCCCGAGACGCCGCGGCCCTTTGGCACGCTCAACGCCGAGACGGCGCGCGCCTTCGCCGTGGCGGCCCACGAGACCCGCCCCTTCGCCCGTCCCGAGCCGGGCGTGAAGCCCCAGCGCGTGCTGCTGGTGGACGACAGCCGCTCCATCCGCACGCTGCTCAAGATCTACCTGATGGCGCGCGCCTTCGAGTACATCGAGGCGGAGTCGGCCGAGGCGGCGCTGGCGGAGTTGGAGAAGCAGCCGGTGGACCTCATCCTCACCGACTTCCACATGGACGGGATGAACGGGGCGGACCTCGCCGCCGCGGTGCGCGCGCACAAGGACCCGAGGGTGACGCGCACGCCCATCCTGATGATGACGGGCGACGCGAACGCGGCCGAGGTGCGCAACAAGGGCCAGAAGGCGGGCATCAACGCCTTCGTGCGCAAGCCGGTGAGCTGCGCCCAGCTCATGACGCTGGTGGACACCATCCTCCCGGCGCCGAAGAAGGAATAG
- a CDS encoding sulfite oxidase heme-binding subunit YedZ: MASPPLPWLKPAFLVGGLSPLALMLLDFAHGTLGANPIERVLNQTGMLALIVLVASLACTPLKLVTGWTWPPRVRKLLGLLGFGYALLHFLVYVAVDQGLRLGALVEDIAKRPFITVGFLALVLLVPLAVTSTQRMVRRLGFPRWQRLHRLVYVSVSLGVVHFVWRVKQDVTEPLVYGGVLALLFAIRLAEAVRKRRARAALSAP, encoded by the coding sequence ATGGCCTCGCCCCCGCTTCCCTGGCTCAAGCCGGCCTTCCTCGTGGGAGGCCTGTCTCCGCTGGCGCTGATGCTGCTCGACTTCGCGCACGGCACCCTGGGCGCCAATCCCATCGAGCGCGTGCTCAACCAGACGGGGATGCTCGCCCTCATCGTCCTGGTGGCCTCGCTCGCGTGTACGCCGCTCAAGCTCGTCACCGGGTGGACGTGGCCCCCGCGCGTGCGCAAGCTGCTGGGCCTGCTCGGCTTTGGCTACGCGCTGCTGCACTTCCTCGTCTACGTGGCGGTGGATCAGGGCCTGCGCCTGGGCGCCCTCGTCGAGGACATCGCGAAGCGGCCCTTCATCACCGTGGGCTTCCTGGCGCTGGTGCTGCTCGTGCCCCTGGCCGTCACCAGCACCCAGCGCATGGTGCGCCGCCTGGGCTTTCCCCGCTGGCAGCGGTTGCACCGGCTCGTCTACGTGTCGGTGTCCCTGGGGGTGGTGCACTTCGTGTGGCGGGTGAAGCAGGACGTGACCGAGCCGCTCGTCTATGGCGGGGTGCTCGCGCTGCTCTTCGCCATTCGCCTGGCCGAGGCCGTCCGCAAGCGCAGGGCTCGCGCGGCTCTGTCGGCCCCCTGA
- the msrP gene encoding protein-methionine-sulfoxide reductase catalytic subunit MsrP, translating into MRHLPPEPPGSEITSESLYLRRREFIKGAALFTGTAAAVGTGLQLLSRRPSGGGGGGGGGGLEGSTPTVAGEVPKPKRPRGPYDTDETPTSYEDATTYNNFYEFGLDKGDPAENAHTLKPRPWTVVIDGEVAKPQRVDLDTMQSWFPLEDRVYRMRCVEAWSMVIPWLGFPLAGLLRRVEPTSKAKYVAFTTLKDPAQMPGQRANTLDWPYVEGLRLDEALHPLAMLAVGMYGKVLPNQNGAPLRLVVPWKYGFKGIKSIVRISLTEKEPPTTWNLANGREYGFYANVNPQVAHPRWSQATERRIGELRRRPTLPFNGYAEQVASLYTGMDLRKSY; encoded by the coding sequence ATGCGCCACCTGCCTCCCGAGCCCCCTGGTTCCGAGATCACCTCCGAGTCGCTGTATCTGCGCCGTCGCGAGTTCATCAAGGGCGCCGCGCTCTTCACGGGGACGGCCGCCGCCGTGGGCACGGGTCTCCAGTTGCTCAGCCGCCGGCCTTCCGGGGGTGGTGGTGGAGGGGGCGGGGGCGGACTCGAGGGCTCGACTCCCACGGTCGCGGGCGAGGTGCCCAAGCCGAAACGGCCCCGCGGTCCCTACGACACCGACGAGACGCCCACGTCCTACGAGGACGCCACCACCTACAACAACTTCTACGAGTTCGGCCTCGACAAGGGCGACCCGGCCGAGAACGCGCACACGCTCAAGCCGCGCCCGTGGACGGTCGTCATCGACGGCGAGGTGGCCAAGCCGCAGCGGGTGGACCTGGACACGATGCAGTCCTGGTTCCCCCTGGAGGATCGCGTCTACCGGATGCGCTGTGTGGAGGCCTGGTCCATGGTGATTCCGTGGCTGGGCTTTCCGCTGGCGGGGCTCCTGCGGCGCGTGGAGCCCACGAGCAAGGCGAAGTACGTGGCCTTCACCACCTTGAAGGATCCCGCGCAGATGCCCGGCCAGCGCGCGAACACGCTCGACTGGCCCTACGTCGAGGGGCTGCGTCTGGACGAGGCCCTGCACCCGCTCGCGATGCTGGCGGTGGGCATGTACGGCAAGGTGCTGCCCAACCAGAACGGCGCGCCGTTGCGGCTCGTGGTGCCGTGGAAGTATGGCTTCAAGGGCATCAAATCCATCGTCCGCATCTCGCTCACGGAGAAGGAGCCGCCCACCACGTGGAACCTGGCCAACGGGCGCGAGTATGGCTTCTACGCGAACGTGAATCCCCAGGTGGCGCATCCCCGCTGGAGCCAGGCCACCGAGCGCCGCATCGGCGAGCTGCGCCGCCGTCCCACGCTGCCCTTCAATGGTTACGCCGAGCAGGTGGCGAGCCTCTACACGGGCATGGACTTGCGAAAGTCTTACTGA
- a CDS encoding fatty acid desaturase: MRSHVPRGPWGVLIALTVIGAWLGHLVWLLVGTRLSLASPLAWLHIALQAYLCTGLFITGHDAMHGTVSRHRWVNETVGTLACFLFAGLSYRRLVVNHRAHHADPTGPDDPDFSTRTQSFWPWFTTFMVRYMTWPQFLVMAAKFNVLLWLGVAPWRIWAFWVAPAVMGTVQLFYFGTYLPHRRPDTPEMRPHHARSLPRNHLWAMLSCYFFGYHWEHHESPSTPWWALWRMRDARARAAAAPPERAVGL, translated from the coding sequence ATGCGCAGCCACGTTCCTCGCGGTCCCTGGGGTGTCCTCATCGCGCTCACTGTCATCGGCGCGTGGCTGGGCCACCTCGTCTGGTTGCTCGTGGGCACGCGGCTGTCGCTTGCCTCGCCGCTCGCCTGGCTGCACATCGCGCTGCAGGCCTACCTGTGCACGGGCCTGTTCATCACCGGCCATGACGCCATGCACGGCACGGTGAGTCGCCACCGGTGGGTCAATGAGACCGTGGGCACGCTCGCCTGTTTCCTCTTCGCGGGCCTGTCGTACCGGCGCCTGGTGGTCAACCACCGCGCCCACCACGCCGACCCCACCGGTCCGGACGATCCGGACTTCTCCACCCGCACCCAGTCCTTCTGGCCCTGGTTCACCACCTTCATGGTTCGCTACATGACGTGGCCCCAGTTCCTCGTCATGGCGGCCAAGTTCAACGTGCTGCTGTGGCTGGGCGTGGCGCCGTGGCGCATCTGGGCCTTCTGGGTGGCGCCCGCCGTCATGGGCACGGTGCAGCTCTTCTACTTCGGCACCTACCTGCCGCACCGGCGCCCCGACACCCCGGAGATGCGGCCCCACCATGCGCGCTCCCTGCCGCGCAACCACCTGTGGGCCATGCTCTCCTGCTACTTCTTCGGCTACCACTGGGAGCACCACGAATCCCCCTCCACCCCCTGGTGGGCGTTGTGGAGGATGCGGGATGCCCGGGCTCGTGCCGCCGCGGCGCCCCCCGAGCGGGCCGTGGGCTTGTAA
- a CDS encoding DUF6714 family protein: METVRLDALRSQIESAFDHAHPPAEDRIGYNPDDWESAELSQAFKGRHWKDLSLAELQYHSISFTSSEGFRYYLPAYLMGALADYGNLMPHTVYGLTLPEGTSSQDEKLRHWQLERFDGLSSAQKHAVRCFLEYARDEASSYFTQGQAPSLALARYWGRF, encoded by the coding sequence ATGGAAACCGTCAGGCTTGACGCTCTTCGGAGCCAGATCGAATCTGCGTTCGACCATGCGCACCCTCCGGCGGAGGATCGCATTGGCTACAATCCCGACGACTGGGAGAGTGCCGAGCTGTCCCAAGCCTTCAAGGGACGGCACTGGAAGGACTTGTCCCTGGCCGAGCTGCAATACCACAGCATCTCGTTCACGAGTTCGGAAGGATTCCGTTACTACCTTCCCGCCTACCTGATGGGCGCATTGGCGGACTACGGCAACCTGATGCCACACACCGTGTACGGCCTCACCCTGCCAGAGGGCACATCCTCCCAGGACGAGAAACTTCGTCACTGGCAGCTCGAACGCTTCGATGGCCTCTCATCGGCTCAAAAGCACGCAGTCCGATGCTTCTTGGAATACGCCAGGGACGAGGCGTCTTCCTACTTCACCCAGGGCCAGGCGCCCTCCCTCGCCCTCGCGAGGTACTGGGGACGATTCTGA
- a CDS encoding imm11 family protein, with translation MAKRYFRLVDDVYTPGRWELGSPLDEREQEIRTWLFEQGEPALVEGRIRIPIYAPGKALDFSLLAGSSIPVVDARVAAVFARLAPSDVQLIPAEVEGQSEPYFLLNITRVVKCIDDEASDEVRYVTPEHGLPDQLGEYRSVIGMRIDPAKVGDAQVFRTWGWVAIVVSEAIKEALEELGATGTKFQEVTGPSTISAEERARDRKSRELLETAASAREAAWRTLGSLDKEVFMPIAMSGSWPGQRQLWSVIRREAGRTLLVTHGLSDPFIERLEPSVGFGLELALEVDAAVKDISKGWPLLLLDRVADEVAEHEHVREGVKAGLFSMEVSGKGMPRSLVTEEGRVAVLLGVASRTLPSHFSTPYGAVKLVTVKALLPSELGYVLEHGAEGQAELVRCFVESGEEHLSRLKRKPVA, from the coding sequence ATGGCGAAGCGGTATTTCAGACTGGTCGATGACGTCTACACCCCGGGCCGGTGGGAACTGGGAAGTCCTCTGGATGAGCGGGAGCAGGAGATTCGTACCTGGTTGTTCGAGCAGGGCGAGCCCGCTCTCGTCGAGGGGCGAATCCGGATTCCTATCTATGCCCCTGGCAAGGCGCTCGACTTCTCCTTGCTGGCGGGTTCGTCGATTCCCGTGGTCGATGCCAGGGTGGCCGCCGTGTTCGCTAGGCTGGCCCCCAGCGATGTGCAGCTCATTCCGGCAGAGGTGGAGGGACAGAGCGAGCCATACTTCCTTCTCAACATCACGCGTGTCGTGAAGTGTATCGACGACGAGGCTTCCGACGAGGTGCGCTACGTGACACCGGAGCATGGACTGCCAGACCAGCTCGGAGAGTACCGGTCCGTGATCGGCATGCGCATCGACCCCGCGAAGGTGGGCGATGCCCAGGTGTTCCGTACCTGGGGCTGGGTCGCCATCGTCGTCTCCGAGGCCATCAAGGAGGCCCTTGAGGAACTGGGCGCGACGGGGACGAAGTTCCAGGAGGTGACCGGCCCCAGCACCATCAGTGCGGAGGAGCGCGCGCGGGACCGGAAGAGCCGCGAACTACTGGAGACGGCGGCCTCCGCTCGTGAGGCGGCCTGGCGCACCCTGGGCTCGCTGGACAAGGAAGTCTTCATGCCCATCGCCATGAGCGGCTCGTGGCCGGGCCAGAGGCAGCTCTGGAGCGTCATCCGTCGCGAGGCAGGGCGTACGCTGCTGGTCACGCACGGACTCTCGGACCCCTTCATCGAGCGCCTGGAGCCCTCCGTGGGCTTCGGTCTGGAACTCGCCCTGGAGGTGGACGCGGCCGTGAAGGACATCTCGAAGGGGTGGCCCCTGCTGCTGCTGGACCGTGTGGCGGATGAAGTCGCCGAGCACGAGCACGTGCGCGAGGGGGTAAAGGCGGGCCTCTTCTCCATGGAGGTGTCCGGCAAGGGCATGCCCAGGTCCCTCGTCACTGAGGAGGGCAGGGTGGCTGTGCTGCTGGGCGTGGCGTCACGCACGCTGCCGAGTCACTTCTCCACACCCTATGGGGCGGTGAAGCTCGTCACCGTCAAGGCGTTGCTGCCCTCGGAACTGGGGTACGTGCTGGAGCACGGCGCGGAGGGACAGGCCGAACTGGTGCGGTGCTTCGTGGAGAGTGGCGAGGAGCACCTGTCCCGTCTCAAAAGGAAGCCCGTGGCGTAG
- a CDS encoding AHH domain-containing protein: MSTRLVGPCLPGARLSLLLRGWLLIVLFLNAACATGVPRGGLYTPLTPHFHEAAESPTAEAEAEEVEADEVADELVRLSLPTRFGAVQVSDFELNEALTTLVLNMPLRVAGSHVPLYLHRKLALATSVPLTGEEWRTPLARSYGGFCERRGTSGDCLELFKDGPGLDGEDKRDLALALSLDAALEARDAQLRGMFSTTQLWTTLSLTLIGYMALVAAPEPVSKGVAAALALLMWGYLGWELFDLVRAYFLLWEEAAEASTFAELREAGDRFGKVIGPNSVRILLLLGTAAVGESAALVSKAPTLPGFAKAAGTLKSHAGIRDVLTAVQEADKVKVAVAEGTFSVVLPANAVSMAARGSPARVDPPKKKPDVHHIATIENTIATVRGGPWTQKLKPFFDKAGMSMKDPANTVPLFGHKGPHPKEYHQAVLDHLKRATARCPNQQECAVALRQALRELAAEITTKGSRLNKLLTTKRSPP, translated from the coding sequence GTGTCCACCCGTCTTGTTGGCCCGTGCCTGCCTGGCGCTCGGCTGAGCCTCCTGCTGCGCGGCTGGTTGCTCATCGTCCTCTTCCTCAATGCAGCATGCGCCACGGGTGTGCCTCGGGGCGGCCTGTACACGCCACTGACACCCCATTTCCATGAGGCCGCCGAGTCTCCCACGGCTGAAGCGGAGGCCGAAGAGGTGGAGGCGGATGAGGTCGCGGACGAGCTGGTTCGCCTCTCCCTGCCCACCCGATTCGGGGCCGTGCAGGTGAGCGATTTCGAACTCAACGAAGCCCTCACCACCCTGGTGCTGAATATGCCGCTGCGGGTGGCCGGCTCCCACGTCCCGCTCTACCTCCACCGGAAGCTGGCGCTGGCCACCTCCGTCCCGCTCACGGGAGAGGAGTGGCGTACCCCATTGGCGCGGTCCTACGGGGGGTTCTGCGAGCGGCGAGGCACGTCGGGCGACTGCCTGGAGTTGTTCAAGGACGGGCCGGGCCTGGACGGTGAGGACAAGCGCGACCTCGCCCTGGCACTTTCCTTGGATGCGGCGCTGGAGGCCCGGGACGCGCAGCTGCGCGGCATGTTCTCCACGACGCAGCTCTGGACGACGCTGAGCCTCACTCTCATTGGATACATGGCCCTGGTCGCGGCACCCGAGCCCGTTTCCAAAGGCGTCGCCGCTGCACTCGCCTTGCTCATGTGGGGCTACCTGGGCTGGGAGCTCTTCGACCTGGTTCGAGCTTACTTCCTGCTCTGGGAGGAGGCGGCGGAGGCCAGCACGTTCGCGGAGCTGCGCGAGGCGGGGGACCGCTTCGGCAAGGTCATCGGGCCCAACAGCGTGCGGATTCTGCTCCTGCTGGGCACGGCGGCGGTAGGGGAGTCGGCGGCGCTCGTGTCCAAGGCCCCAACGCTACCGGGCTTCGCGAAAGCCGCCGGTACGCTCAAGTCCCATGCCGGCATCCGAGACGTGCTCACGGCCGTGCAGGAAGCGGACAAGGTGAAGGTCGCCGTGGCTGAGGGCACCTTCAGTGTCGTCCTGCCCGCAAATGCCGTGAGCATGGCCGCGAGGGGCTCTCCGGCACGCGTGGACCCGCCGAAGAAGAAGCCGGACGTGCATCACATCGCCACCATCGAGAACACGATTGCCACCGTCCGTGGCGGGCCTTGGACGCAGAAGCTCAAGCCATTCTTCGACAAGGCGGGCATGTCGATGAAGGATCCGGCGAATACGGTTCCACTGTTCGGGCACAAGGGACCTCATCCCAAGGAGTACCATCAAGCCGTCCTTGACCACTTGAAGAGGGCGACGGCACGGTGTCCCAATCAGCAGGAGTGCGCCGTGGCATTGCGGCAAGCGCTCCGTGAGTTGGCCGCGGAAATCACCACGAAGGGCAGCAGGCTCAACAAGCTGCTGACGACCAAGAGGTCACCGCCCTAG
- a CDS encoding dipeptidyl-peptidase 3 family protein, which yields MKRTLRTLATTALLLSGVAGAAEPAPAPARLPSAAELKRMTARFAPVDIQVDVSKLPESERRALAKILQAARIMDPLFMRQAWAGNETLLLSLLQDTSPLGKERLHAFLLNKGPWSRLDHNAPFAPGVPAKPLEGNFYPAGASQAEVEAWVKSLPEAQQRQATGFFTTVRRGPDGNFVSVPYSVEYQGELSQAARLLLEAAELTTQPTLRAFLTQRAASFLSNDYYPSEVAWMELDASIEPTIGPYEVYEDEWFNYKAAFEAFIAVRDDAETQKLAKFSGELQGLENTLPIEPSMRNPKLGALAPIRVVNSLFSSGDGNRGVQTAAYNLPNDERVAAEKGTKRVMLKNIQEAKFQRVLLPIAQVALAPKDRKDVSFDAFFTHILMHELMHGLGPHNITVEGKQTTVRQALQVASSALEEAKADISGLWALQSLVDKGVIGKEMERTMYTTFLASAFRSIRFGINEAHGKGIALQLNHFLDTGAVVVAKDGTFSVVPGKVRESVTALTKQLMELQAHGDRAGAEALLAKMGVVRPEVKRVLDKLENVPVDIEPRYVTADKLTAEFGNAPVVGR from the coding sequence ATGAAACGTACCCTCCGCACCCTCGCCACCACTGCGCTGCTCTTGTCGGGCGTCGCCGGTGCCGCCGAGCCCGCCCCGGCTCCTGCCCGCCTGCCCTCTGCCGCCGAGCTCAAGCGCATGACGGCGCGCTTCGCTCCCGTGGACATCCAGGTGGATGTCTCCAAGCTCCCGGAGAGCGAGCGGCGCGCCCTCGCGAAGATCCTCCAGGCCGCCCGCATCATGGATCCGCTCTTCATGCGCCAGGCCTGGGCGGGCAACGAGACGCTGCTGCTGTCGCTGCTCCAGGACACCTCTCCGCTGGGCAAGGAGCGGCTGCACGCTTTCCTGCTCAACAAGGGCCCCTGGTCGAGGCTCGACCACAACGCGCCCTTCGCGCCCGGGGTGCCCGCCAAGCCGCTCGAGGGCAACTTCTACCCGGCCGGCGCCAGCCAGGCGGAGGTCGAGGCGTGGGTGAAGTCCCTGCCCGAGGCCCAGCAGCGGCAGGCCACGGGCTTCTTCACCACCGTGCGTCGGGGCCCGGACGGCAACTTCGTCTCCGTGCCCTACAGCGTCGAGTACCAGGGGGAACTCTCCCAGGCCGCGCGCCTGCTGCTCGAGGCCGCCGAGCTCACCACCCAGCCCACGCTGCGCGCGTTCCTCACCCAGCGCGCCGCCAGCTTCCTGAGCAACGACTACTACCCGAGCGAAGTGGCGTGGATGGAGCTGGACGCGAGCATCGAGCCGACCATCGGGCCCTACGAGGTCTACGAGGACGAGTGGTTCAACTACAAGGCCGCCTTCGAGGCCTTCATCGCCGTGCGCGATGACGCCGAGACGCAGAAGCTCGCGAAGTTCAGCGGCGAGCTGCAGGGGCTGGAGAACACGCTCCCCATCGAGCCGTCCATGCGCAATCCGAAGCTCGGGGCGCTCGCGCCCATCCGGGTCGTCAACAGCCTGTTCTCCTCGGGGGATGGCAACCGGGGCGTGCAGACGGCGGCCTACAACCTGCCCAACGACGAGCGCGTGGCGGCGGAGAAGGGCACCAAGCGCGTGATGCTCAAGAACATCCAGGAGGCGAAGTTCCAGCGTGTGCTGCTGCCCATCGCCCAGGTGGCGCTCGCGCCGAAGGATCGCAAGGACGTCTCCTTCGACGCCTTCTTCACCCACATCCTCATGCACGAGTTGATGCACGGCCTGGGTCCCCACAACATCACCGTGGAAGGCAAGCAGACCACGGTGCGTCAGGCGCTCCAGGTGGCGTCCAGCGCGCTCGAGGAGGCCAAGGCGGACATCTCCGGCCTGTGGGCGTTGCAATCGCTCGTGGACAAGGGCGTCATCGGCAAGGAGATGGAGCGCACCATGTACACGACGTTCCTGGCGTCGGCGTTCCGCTCCATCCGCTTCGGCATCAACGAGGCGCACGGCAAGGGCATTGCGTTGCAGCTCAATCACTTCCTCGACACGGGCGCGGTGGTGGTGGCCAAGGATGGCACCTTCTCCGTGGTGCCGGGCAAGGTGCGCGAGTCCGTCACCGCGCTGACGAAGCAGCTCATGGAGTTGCAGGCCCACGGGGACCGCGCTGGCGCCGAGGCGCTGCTCGCGAAGATGGGCGTGGTGCGTCCCGAGGTGAAGCGCGTGCTGGACAAGCTGGAGAACGTGCCGGTGGACATCGAGCCGCGCTACGTCACCGCGGACAAGCTCACCGCCGAGTTCGGCAACGCCCCCGTGGTGGGCCGGTAG